A single Desulfobaculum xiamenense DNA region contains:
- the hmcE gene encoding sulfate respiration complex protein HmcE: MYEFLTGPMLWVTFTVFILGCIYRVVWYFRGLDWKLDRVAYKADMGLGLKWAWKSIYHWLLPFGTFSWRRKPGMMSLFFIFHVGIVFVPLFLEAHTVIAREHLGINWPAMPAGLADALTVAMLAAGVMLILRRILLAEVRVLTTANDYLMLAIAMAPFITGILCRLHVPGYEGWLLAHLVSGHVMLLAIPFTKLSHMVLFFCSRAQLGMDFGIKRGGERGRGLVW, translated from the coding sequence ATGTATGAGTTCCTGACCGGCCCCATGCTGTGGGTCACGTTCACCGTCTTCATCCTCGGGTGCATCTACCGGGTGGTCTGGTACTTCCGGGGCCTCGACTGGAAGCTCGACCGCGTGGCCTACAAGGCCGACATGGGTCTCGGGCTCAAGTGGGCATGGAAGTCCATCTACCACTGGCTGCTGCCCTTCGGCACCTTCAGCTGGCGCCGCAAGCCCGGCATGATGTCCCTGTTCTTCATCTTCCATGTGGGCATCGTCTTCGTGCCGCTGTTCCTGGAAGCCCACACCGTCATCGCGCGCGAGCATCTGGGCATCAACTGGCCCGCCATGCCCGCAGGCCTTGCCGATGCGCTGACCGTGGCCATGCTGGCCGCTGGCGTCATGCTCATCCTGCGCCGCATCCTCCTCGCCGAGGTGCGCGTGCTGACCACCGCCAACGACTACCTGATGCTCGCCATCGCCATGGCCCCCTTCATCACGGGCATCCTGTGCCGCCTGCACGTGCCCGGCTACGAGGGCTGGCTTCTGGCGCATCTGGTGTCCGGCCACGTGATGCTTCTGGCCATTCCCTTCACCAAGCTGTCGCACATGGTGCTGTTCTTCTGCTCCAGAGCCCAGCTGGGCATGGACTTCGGCATCAAGCGCGGCGGCGAACGAGGCCGCGGCCTCGTCTGGTAA
- the hmcD gene encoding sulfate respiration complex protein HmcD, with protein sequence MEQMFYTLHDFMVYSKGWAYTLMGAALVFYLGYWLFLTGRDEAPRKY encoded by the coding sequence ATGGAACAGATGTTCTACACCCTGCACGACTTCATGGTCTACTCCAAGGGCTGGGCCTACACCCTCATGGGAGCGGCTCTCGTGTTCTACCTCGGCTACTGGCTCTTCCTGACCGGCCGCGACGAGGCGCCGAGGAAATACTAA
- the hmcC gene encoding sulfate respiration complex protein HmcC, with amino-acid sequence MSAEVKSAGKSALTPFTVVAGIIVIIGLILSGLRFVGGLSTITNLDNNYPWGIWISFDLLCGVALAAGGYTTSAACYLFGMKRYHSAVRPALLTAFLGYALVVFALHYDLGRPWRLVYPIFYSQGTSSLLFEVGLCVFLYLNVLFIESTPAAFEWLGFKKIRNVVVKLTLPLTIMGVVLSTMHQSSLGALYLIAPSKVHPLWYSIYLPLFFFISSMFAGMSMVLFESTLAHKAFHHLMDEEHKRESEGVALGFAKACSWIMMGYFVIKFLALAVENKWGYLFTSWGMWWWVEMIGFIVMPALAYAIGAREKNLPLIRKTALWTVLGIVLNRFNVSLVAFNWYLPSSQKYFPTLSEIGISVFVVTIGVLAYRFIVTHMPIFYEHPEYKSGH; translated from the coding sequence ATGTCCGCTGAAGTCAAAAGCGCCGGCAAATCGGCATTGACGCCGTTCACCGTCGTCGCCGGCATCATCGTCATCATCGGGCTCATCCTCTCCGGACTTCGCTTCGTGGGCGGCCTGAGCACCATCACCAATCTGGACAACAACTACCCGTGGGGCATCTGGATCAGCTTCGACCTGCTCTGCGGCGTCGCGCTGGCGGCGGGCGGCTACACCACCTCCGCGGCCTGCTACCTGTTCGGCATGAAGCGCTACCACTCGGCGGTGCGTCCCGCGCTGCTGACGGCTTTCCTCGGCTACGCGCTGGTCGTCTTCGCCCTGCACTACGACCTCGGCCGTCCGTGGCGGCTGGTCTACCCCATCTTCTACTCGCAGGGCACCTCGTCCCTGCTGTTCGAAGTGGGTCTGTGCGTGTTCCTGTACCTGAACGTGCTCTTCATCGAGTCCACCCCCGCCGCCTTCGAGTGGCTGGGCTTCAAGAAGATCAGGAACGTCGTGGTCAAGCTCACCCTGCCCCTGACCATCATGGGCGTTGTGCTCTCCACCATGCACCAGAGCTCGCTTGGCGCGCTGTACCTCATCGCCCCGAGTAAGGTGCATCCGCTGTGGTACTCCATTTACCTGCCGCTGTTCTTCTTCATCAGCTCCATGTTCGCCGGCATGTCCATGGTGCTCTTCGAGTCCACGCTGGCCCACAAGGCCTTCCATCACCTGATGGACGAGGAGCACAAGCGCGAGAGCGAGGGCGTGGCCCTCGGCTTCGCCAAAGCCTGCTCGTGGATCATGATGGGCTACTTCGTGATCAAGTTCCTGGCGCTGGCCGTGGAAAACAAGTGGGGCTACCTGTTCACCAGCTGGGGCATGTGGTGGTGGGTCGAGATGATCGGCTTCATCGTGATGCCCGCACTGGCCTACGCCATCGGCGCTCGCGAGAAGAACCTGCCGCTCATCCGCAAGACCGCCCTGTGGACCGTTCTGGGCATCGTGCTGAACCGCTTCAACGTCTCTCTCGTGGCGTTCAACTGGTACCTGCCGTCCTCCCAGAAGTACTTCCCGACTCTCTCCGAGATCGGCATCTCCGTGTTCGTGGTGACCATCGGCGTGCTGGCGTACCGCTTCATCGTGACGCACATGCCCATCTTCTACGAACACCCCGAATACAAGAGCGGCCACTAG
- the hmcB gene encoding sulfate respiration complex iron-sulfur protein HmcB — protein sequence MDRRKFLGLVGAAGVAATLGTEAHAAGNVHFDGYPDSMGVLFDATECIGCRKCEEACNKVNELPAPEKPFDDMNVLETERRTTDKALTVVNKYQPEGSSRPVFRKIQCMHCKEPACASACFVKAFKKTPEGAVVYDASLCVGCRYCMIACPFNVPAYEYDEPLTPRVMKCTMCHPRILEGKLPGCVEACPKQALTFGKREDLIKLARNRIEAHPGRYIDHIYGETEMGGTNWLTISGSPFNEIGMREDLGVTSAPEMTSGALALVPMVTGLWPVLLTGVYAMNKRRDKIAEEEKAEAVSNALRRAADQAESKLRSELEKADVAHKRKIEVKVKKAVEDALASTAKDKKDEEEA from the coding sequence ATTGATCGTAGAAAATTCCTGGGGCTGGTCGGCGCTGCCGGCGTTGCCGCCACGCTGGGCACCGAGGCCCACGCCGCGGGCAACGTCCACTTCGACGGCTACCCGGACAGCATGGGCGTCCTCTTCGACGCCACCGAATGCATCGGCTGCCGCAAGTGCGAGGAGGCCTGCAACAAGGTCAACGAACTGCCCGCGCCCGAGAAGCCCTTCGACGACATGAACGTGCTCGAAACCGAGCGCCGCACAACGGACAAGGCCCTCACCGTGGTCAACAAGTACCAGCCCGAGGGTTCCTCGCGCCCGGTGTTCCGCAAGATCCAGTGCATGCACTGCAAGGAACCCGCCTGCGCGTCGGCCTGTTTCGTCAAGGCCTTCAAGAAGACCCCCGAAGGCGCAGTGGTGTACGACGCATCTCTGTGCGTGGGCTGCCGCTACTGCATGATCGCCTGCCCCTTCAACGTGCCCGCGTACGAGTACGACGAGCCGCTGACCCCGCGGGTGATGAAGTGCACCATGTGTCATCCCCGCATCCTCGAAGGCAAGCTGCCCGGCTGTGTCGAGGCCTGCCCCAAGCAGGCGCTGACCTTCGGCAAGCGCGAGGACCTTATCAAGCTGGCCCGCAACCGCATCGAGGCGCACCCGGGCCGCTACATCGACCACATCTACGGCGAGACCGAGATGGGTGGAACCAACTGGCTCACCATCTCCGGCTCCCCCTTCAACGAAATCGGCATGCGCGAGGACCTCGGCGTGACCAGCGCTCCCGAGATGACCTCCGGCGCGCTGGCGCTGGTGCCCATGGTCACCGGCCTGTGGCCGGTGCTGCTCACCGGCGTCTACGCCATGAACAAGCGCCGCGACAAGATCGCCGAGGAAGAGAAGGCCGAGGCCGTCTCCAATGCGCTGCGCAGGGCCGCCGATCAGGCCGAATCCAAGCTCCGCAGCGAGCTTGAGAAGGCCGACGTGGCGCACAAGCGCAAGATCGAGGTCAAGGTCAAGAAGGCCGTCGAAGACGCCCTCGCCTCCACGGCGAAGGACAAGAAAGACGAGGAGGAAGCCTAA